Proteins from a genomic interval of Salinarchaeum sp. Harcht-Bsk1:
- a CDS encoding RNA-guided pseudouridylation complex pseudouridine synthase subunit Cbf5 has protein sequence MRGPPEERSDAELLSFGVVNLDKQPGPSAHEVAGWVRDAVNDALGSGELTGSRPDDPDPITGIDGAAHGGTLDPKVTGCLPTLLGDATRLAQVLHRGAKEYVAVLELHADPPTDLEAVVSEFEGPIYQKPPRKSAVKRQIRVREIYELDVLEVRDRQALLRIRCEGGTYVRKLCHDLGLALGTGAHMGHLRRTGTTPFDDSDLVSMAELVDALAYARETADASDGSEDRDPAPIELRDVVDPAERALENLPSVTIAPSAAEQVAEGAPVYAPGVLGGPNGGNQGAELEAGDAKTEAPLVGCYTPDDAVVCLGRLVGDPDADEGLAVELERVLV, from the coding sequence ATGCGTGGACCCCCGGAGGAACGCAGCGACGCCGAACTCCTCTCCTTCGGGGTCGTCAACCTCGACAAGCAACCCGGCCCGTCGGCACACGAGGTCGCCGGCTGGGTTCGCGACGCCGTCAACGACGCCCTCGGAAGTGGGGAACTGACGGGAAGCCGTCCCGACGATCCGGATCCGATCACCGGAATCGACGGCGCCGCCCACGGTGGCACGCTCGATCCGAAGGTCACCGGCTGTCTCCCGACGTTGCTGGGCGACGCGACGAGGCTCGCGCAGGTACTCCATCGGGGAGCCAAGGAGTACGTCGCCGTGCTGGAACTCCACGCCGATCCACCGACTGATCTGGAGGCAGTGGTCTCGGAGTTCGAGGGGCCGATCTACCAGAAACCCCCGCGGAAGAGCGCCGTGAAGCGACAGATTCGCGTCCGCGAGATTTACGAGCTGGACGTGCTGGAGGTCAGGGATCGGCAGGCGCTCCTCCGCATTCGCTGTGAAGGCGGGACGTACGTCAGGAAGCTTTGCCACGACCTCGGACTCGCCCTCGGGACCGGAGCCCACATGGGGCACCTGCGACGGACGGGAACGACGCCGTTCGACGACTCGGATCTCGTATCGATGGCGGAACTCGTCGATGCGCTGGCCTACGCCCGGGAGACAGCCGACGCGAGCGACGGGTCGGAGGATCGAGATCCGGCCCCGATCGAACTCCGCGACGTCGTCGATCCCGCCGAACGTGCCCTCGAGAATCTCCCGAGTGTGACGATCGCGCCGAGTGCCGCCGAGCAGGTCGCAGAAGGCGCTCCCGTGTACGCTCCTGGCGTGCTTGGAGGACCCAACGGTGGGAATCAGGGAGCCGAACTCGAGGCCGGCGACGCGAAGACGGAGGCACCGCTCGTCGGCTGCTACACGCCCGACGACGCGGTGGTCTGCCTCGGCCGGCTCGTCGGTGACCCCGACGCGGACGAGGGACTCGCCGTCGAGCTCGAGCGAGTGCTCGTCTGA
- a CDS encoding site-specific integrase: protein MNEDDLDPIPPAEAVPLYLDHREPEVTEKTLHNHEYRLELFCEFCGKFGIETLDELTPRDIHQFRSWRRREGNVATVTLRGDLATLRVFLEFCADLNFVPDGMRERVKLPSLDRADEARDVKLDVDRAEDILQYLERYEYASRDHVVLAILWHTGIRMGALRALDVDDFDQEAQCLDLRHRPESGTPLKNGDAAERSIAVGDYYCGVLQDFIRNNRYKITDDHGRRPLISSNQGRLTATPIRDTVYGWSRPCQVGKDCPHDRDIEECEAIPPKAASKCPSSRSPHSIRRGSITHHLRTGTPERVVSDRMNVSADVLDQHYDRRTDREKMELRRDHLPDS from the coding sequence GTGAACGAGGACGACCTCGATCCGATCCCGCCCGCCGAGGCGGTCCCGCTCTACCTCGATCACCGCGAACCCGAGGTCACTGAGAAGACGCTTCACAATCACGAGTATCGTCTCGAACTGTTCTGCGAGTTCTGTGGGAAGTTCGGTATCGAGACGCTTGACGAGCTGACGCCACGGGACATTCACCAGTTCCGCTCCTGGCGTCGACGCGAGGGCAACGTGGCGACCGTCACATTGCGCGGTGACCTCGCGACGCTTCGCGTGTTCCTCGAGTTCTGTGCCGATCTGAACTTCGTCCCTGACGGGATGCGCGAGCGCGTGAAGCTGCCGTCGCTCGACCGTGCCGACGAAGCACGCGACGTGAAGCTCGACGTAGACCGCGCCGAGGACATCTTGCAGTACCTTGAACGGTACGAGTACGCCAGTCGCGATCACGTCGTTCTGGCGATCCTGTGGCACACTGGCATCCGCATGGGCGCGCTGCGCGCCCTGGACGTCGACGACTTCGACCAGGAGGCCCAGTGCCTCGATCTCCGTCACCGACCGGAATCGGGGACGCCGTTGAAGAACGGCGACGCCGCCGAGCGCTCGATCGCGGTCGGCGACTACTACTGCGGCGTCCTGCAGGACTTCATCCGAAACAACCGGTACAAGATCACGGACGATCACGGTCGGCGTCCGCTGATCTCCTCGAATCAGGGCCGCCTCACGGCGACGCCCATTCGGGATACCGTCTACGGCTGGTCACGTCCCTGCCAGGTCGGCAAGGACTGTCCACACGATCGAGACATCGAGGAGTGCGAGGCGATCCCGCCGAAAGCGGCCTCGAAGTGCCCTTCGAGTCGCTCGCCTCACAGCATCCGCCGGGGTTCGATCACCCACCACCTGCGGACGGGCACGCCCGAGCGCGTGGTGTCCGACCGGATGAACGTCTCCGCTGACGTGCTCGATCAGCACTACGACCGTCGTACCGATCGCGAGAAAATGGAGCTGCGGCGCGACCACCTGCCAGACTCATGA
- a CDS encoding VOC family protein yields MTGQLDHVMMRVEDLEAAEDFYKGHFGYEEVGRWDADTFTNVHLAPPDASDDAATLELTYNHDGRSYTMGDAWGHIAVRVEDVYEAYDELMEAGVEDYRDPDSCGGSYAFVKDPDGHEIEIVERDHGARWSLDHTMIRVEDANEAIGWYQRAMDYDLVRRAEMDSFALYFMAPSDAPAEAMTVELTYNYDGRSYELGDAWGHLAARVDDLEADWDTLMLRDAEDYRDPESCDFNYAFTKDSDGHEIELVER; encoded by the coding sequence ATGACAGGACAACTCGATCACGTCATGATGCGCGTCGAGGACCTCGAAGCGGCGGAGGACTTCTACAAGGGCCACTTCGGTTACGAGGAAGTCGGCCGCTGGGACGCCGACACGTTCACGAACGTGCACCTCGCGCCGCCGGACGCCAGCGACGACGCGGCCACGCTCGAACTCACCTACAACCACGACGGCCGTAGCTACACGATGGGCGACGCCTGGGGCCACATCGCCGTCCGCGTCGAGGACGTCTACGAAGCCTACGACGAACTGATGGAGGCCGGCGTCGAGGACTACCGCGATCCCGACTCCTGTGGCGGTTCCTACGCCTTCGTGAAGGACCCGGACGGCCACGAGATCGAAATCGTCGAGCGCGACCACGGCGCACGCTGGTCGCTCGACCACACGATGATCCGGGTCGAGGACGCCAACGAGGCGATCGGCTGGTACCAGCGCGCGATGGACTACGACCTCGTCCGGCGTGCGGAGATGGACAGCTTCGCACTCTACTTCATGGCGCCGTCCGACGCGCCGGCGGAGGCGATGACCGTCGAGTTGACGTACAACTACGACGGCCGGAGCTACGAGTTGGGCGACGCCTGGGGCCACCTCGCGGCTCGCGTCGACGACCTCGAGGCCGACTGGGACACGCTCATGCTCCGAGACGCCGAGGACTATCGCGACCCCGAATCCTGCGACTTCAACTACGCGTTCACGAAGGACAGCGACGGGCACGAGATCGAACTGGTAGAGCGGTAG
- a CDS encoding GTP-binding protein, translated as MGLEEEIEELREEISETPYNKSTEAHIGRLKSKLAEKKEELAKRQQSSGGGGGYHVEQHGDATVALVGFPSVGKSTLLNALTNADSEVGSYEFTTLDVNPGMLDFRGASIQLLDVPGLIEGAAGGRGGGQEVLSVVRSADLIVYVLSPFELEQYDLLAQELYDNKIRVDQVPPRVSVVGKGKGGIDVTASVDLDLDEATIKNVVREHGYVNADVSINEQVDIDRLIDGVMENREYVDSLTVVNKADLIDPSYVDTVKEGLRERGIDPEEAIFISAEEEKGLDSFKAELWDALGLIRIYMDKPGRGVDYDEPLILREGQTVGDAVEKLGFDDRYRMSRVTGPSGQHDEQQVGLDHELMDEDVLRLVLRK; from the coding sequence ATGGGGCTCGAGGAGGAGATAGAGGAGCTCCGCGAGGAGATCAGCGAGACGCCGTATAACAAGTCCACGGAGGCCCACATCGGCCGGCTGAAGTCCAAGCTGGCCGAGAAGAAAGAGGAGCTGGCGAAGCGCCAGCAGTCCTCCGGTGGCGGTGGTGGCTACCACGTCGAACAGCACGGCGACGCCACCGTCGCTCTCGTGGGCTTTCCCAGTGTCGGCAAGTCAACGCTCCTCAACGCCCTGACGAACGCCGACAGCGAAGTCGGCTCCTACGAGTTCACCACCCTCGACGTGAATCCGGGAATGCTCGACTTTCGCGGTGCGTCGATCCAGCTGCTCGACGTGCCGGGACTGATCGAGGGCGCAGCGGGCGGGCGCGGTGGCGGGCAGGAAGTCCTCTCCGTCGTGCGCTCGGCGGACCTGATCGTCTACGTCCTCTCTCCGTTCGAACTCGAGCAGTACGACCTCCTGGCCCAGGAGCTCTACGACAACAAGATCCGAGTCGACCAGGTTCCCCCGCGAGTATCGGTCGTCGGCAAGGGCAAGGGCGGAATCGACGTCACAGCCAGCGTCGACCTCGACCTCGACGAGGCCACGATCAAGAACGTCGTTCGCGAGCACGGCTACGTCAACGCCGACGTCAGTATCAACGAGCAGGTCGACATCGATCGGCTGATCGACGGCGTGATGGAGAATCGCGAGTACGTCGACTCGCTCACCGTCGTCAACAAGGCCGACCTCATCGACCCCAGTTACGTCGACACCGTCAAGGAGGGCCTCCGCGAGCGCGGCATCGATCCAGAGGAGGCCATCTTCATCAGCGCCGAGGAGGAGAAGGGCCTCGATTCGTTCAAAGCGGAGCTCTGGGACGCACTGGGGCTCATCCGCATCTACATGGACAAGCCCGGACGCGGCGTCGACTACGACGAACCCCTGATCCTCCGCGAGGGTCAGACCGTCGGCGACGCCGTCGAGAAACTCGGCTTCGACGACCGCTACCGGATGAGCCGGGTCACCGGCCCTAGCGGGCAGCACGACGAGCAGCAGGTCGGGCTCGACCACGAACTGATGGACGAGGACGTGCTGCGACTCGTACTGCGGAAGTAA
- a CDS encoding glycosyltransferase: MQSSLGIVVPAYDPDVERMASYVDSLEQRLDPATIRIELDDPSGRVRERIPDDLPATVAVSATRRGKGAAITAGFEALDTDLYCFVDADGSTDVESVERVIDQVRSGGCDLAVGSRRHPEATVSNTQSQLRGTLGDGFAWIARLLLPVALFDYQCGTKAMDADSWAIVRGDLYEPGFGWDVNLVAAAGYHSLTVAEVPVSWSDHPSSTVDPLSATLTLGGALWRTKRHRLLGSTGRRPLLEQLADHE; encoded by the coding sequence ATGCAGTCTTCACTCGGGATCGTCGTGCCCGCATACGATCCCGACGTCGAGCGAATGGCGAGCTACGTCGATTCGCTCGAGCAGCGTCTCGATCCCGCGACCATCCGGATCGAACTGGACGATCCGTCGGGACGAGTCCGCGAACGGATTCCCGACGACCTTCCCGCGACGGTCGCCGTCTCGGCCACTCGTCGCGGAAAAGGCGCGGCGATCACCGCGGGATTCGAGGCGCTCGACACCGACCTGTATTGCTTCGTCGATGCAGATGGAAGTACGGACGTGGAGAGCGTCGAGCGAGTGATCGACCAGGTGCGATCTGGTGGCTGCGACCTCGCGGTCGGTTCACGGCGACATCCCGAGGCGACTGTCTCGAACACGCAATCACAACTCCGGGGGACGCTGGGTGACGGTTTCGCCTGGATCGCTCGTCTGCTCCTCCCCGTCGCGTTGTTCGACTACCAGTGTGGAACGAAAGCCATGGACGCAGATAGCTGGGCCATCGTCCGCGGAGACCTCTACGAACCAGGATTCGGCTGGGACGTCAACCTGGTCGCTGCGGCTGGCTATCACAGCCTCACCGTCGCAGAGGTCCCCGTCTCGTGGTCGGACCATCCCAGTTCGACGGTCGATCCGCTCTCGGCGACGCTCACGCTGGGCGGCGCACTGTGGCGCACGAAACGACACCGGCTACTCGGCAGCACGGGACGACGACCGCTACTGGAGCAACTGGCCGACCACGAGTGA
- a CDS encoding winged helix-turn-helix domain-containing protein — protein MEGVLWYVLASSRGGPTRTQLVRAIDEQPRNANQLAETLEYDYTTIRHHLDVLMDNNVVRRAGDGYGDVYLLTEQVKANRETLEEVLDTVDVG, from the coding sequence ATGGAGGGCGTCCTGTGGTACGTGCTGGCCAGCTCGCGCGGCGGGCCGACCAGGACGCAGCTCGTCAGGGCGATCGACGAGCAACCACGGAACGCCAACCAGCTCGCGGAGACACTGGAGTACGACTACACCACGATCAGGCACCACCTCGACGTCCTCATGGACAATAACGTCGTCCGCCGGGCCGGCGACGGGTACGGCGACGTCTACCTCCTCACCGAACAGGTGAAGGCCAACAGAGAGACGCTCGAGGAGGTGCTCGACACCGTGGACGTGGGGTAA
- a CDS encoding alkaline phosphatase family protein, with the protein MGLFDRLSGDDRPRVAFIGIDGVPWSLVADNPGEFPNLTALAEDGAGGAIESIVPPESSACWPALTTGENPGETGVYGFQDREIDSYDTYVPMGNDVQATRVWDRVTEDDRKATVLNVPVTFPPQRNVQRMVSGFLSPGVDKAAHPEELRSYLDSIDYRIDVNAKLGHQDDRTEFVADAHETLDARFEAFDHYIQQDDWDLFFGVFMTTDRVNHFLFKDYVEDGEFAEEFMTFYRQLDSYLGQLRNELGDDVTLVIASDHGFQELNWEVNCNQWLRDEGWLSFEDDEHENLGDITDESRAYSLIPGRFYLNLEGREPRGSVAQEDYEAVRAELKDDLESLEGPDGNPVAMRVVEGEDVFEGAHDAIAPDLVVIPNTGFDLKSGFKGGKDVFTNGPRNGMHNFEDATLFVDDPDAQIVDANLYDVAPTILDLMEVDYEQSEFDGASLV; encoded by the coding sequence ATGGGGCTGTTCGACCGGCTCAGCGGTGACGACAGGCCGCGAGTCGCATTCATCGGTATCGATGGCGTTCCCTGGAGTCTCGTCGCCGACAATCCCGGCGAGTTCCCGAACCTCACCGCGCTCGCCGAGGACGGCGCCGGTGGTGCGATCGAGAGTATCGTACCACCCGAATCTAGCGCGTGCTGGCCGGCGCTGACGACCGGGGAGAATCCGGGTGAGACCGGGGTATACGGGTTCCAGGACCGCGAGATCGACTCCTACGACACTTACGTCCCGATGGGCAACGACGTCCAGGCCACGCGAGTATGGGATCGGGTGACCGAAGACGACCGGAAGGCAACCGTGCTCAACGTTCCCGTCACGTTCCCGCCACAGCGCAACGTCCAGCGGATGGTCTCGGGCTTCCTCTCGCCCGGCGTCGACAAGGCTGCCCACCCCGAGGAGCTTCGATCCTACCTCGACTCGATCGACTACAGGATCGACGTCAACGCCAAACTCGGCCACCAGGACGACCGCACGGAGTTCGTCGCGGACGCGCACGAGACGCTCGACGCCCGCTTCGAGGCGTTCGACCACTACATTCAGCAGGACGACTGGGACCTCTTCTTCGGCGTCTTCATGACGACCGACCGGGTCAACCACTTCCTGTTCAAGGACTACGTCGAGGACGGTGAGTTCGCCGAGGAGTTCATGACGTTCTATCGGCAGCTCGACTCCTACCTCGGCCAGCTCCGGAACGAACTTGGCGACGACGTGACCCTCGTGATCGCCAGCGACCACGGCTTCCAGGAGCTGAACTGGGAGGTCAACTGCAACCAGTGGCTCCGCGATGAGGGCTGGCTTTCCTTCGAGGACGACGAACACGAGAACCTCGGCGATATCACCGACGAGTCGCGTGCGTACTCGCTCATCCCCGGCCGCTTCTACCTCAACCTCGAGGGCCGCGAGCCACGCGGGAGCGTCGCCCAGGAGGACTACGAGGCCGTCCGCGCCGAACTCAAAGACGACCTCGAATCGCTCGAAGGGCCGGATGGCAACCCCGTTGCCATGCGCGTCGTCGAGGGCGAAGACGTCTTCGAGGGCGCCCACGACGCGATCGCGCCCGACCTGGTCGTCATCCCGAACACTGGCTTCGACCTGAAGTCCGGCTTCAAGGGCGGCAAGGACGTGTTCACGAACGGCCCGCGCAACGGTATGCACAACTTCGAGGACGCCACCCTATTCGTCGACGACCCCGACGCCCAGATCGTCGACGCGAACCTCTACGACGTCGCACCCACCATTCTCGACCTGATGGAGGTCGACTACGAGCAGAGCGAGTTCGACGGCGCGTCGCTGGTCTAA
- a CDS encoding HAD hydrolase family protein: protein MTPPLALDIDGTLTDPEHDRIDPRLFDPRLFDPLLEWPEPIVLATGKAFPYPVALCHYLDIPIRVVAENGGVAFADGVTEILGDGEASRAVAQAYQDAGHSLGWGGVEPLNRWRETEVAVQIDQPEAPLRELAAEHGLEVVDSGYAYHVKSPDVDKGKGLEIVAAAIGVEPEDFVAIGDSENDVETFELVDRSFAVANADDAARSAADELLDDAHADGTLAVLERLREP from the coding sequence ATGACGCCGCCGCTCGCGCTGGACATCGACGGAACGCTGACCGATCCCGAACACGATCGGATCGATCCACGCCTCTTCGATCCACGCCTCTTCGATCCGCTCCTCGAGTGGCCCGAACCGATCGTCCTCGCGACGGGCAAGGCGTTCCCGTACCCGGTCGCGCTGTGTCACTACCTCGATATTCCGATCCGAGTGGTCGCGGAAAACGGCGGCGTGGCCTTCGCGGACGGCGTCACGGAGATCCTCGGCGACGGCGAGGCGTCGCGGGCCGTCGCGCAAGCCTATCAGGACGCGGGTCACTCGCTCGGGTGGGGTGGCGTCGAACCGCTCAACCGGTGGCGAGAAACCGAGGTCGCCGTGCAGATCGATCAGCCGGAAGCGCCGCTCCGCGAACTCGCCGCCGAGCACGGACTGGAAGTGGTCGACTCGGGGTACGCCTACCACGTCAAATCGCCGGACGTGGACAAGGGGAAGGGGCTCGAAATCGTCGCCGCTGCGATCGGCGTCGAACCGGAGGACTTCGTCGCGATCGGCGACTCGGAGAACGACGTGGAGACGTTCGAGCTGGTCGACCGGAGTTTCGCCGTGGCGAACGCCGACGACGCAGCACGATCGGCTGCAGACGAACTCCTCGACGACGCGCACGCCGACGGGACGCTCGCGGTGCTCGAACGGCTGCGCGAACCGTAA
- a CDS encoding CGCGG family rSAM-modified RiPP protein: MSNAMQDPVTDERHDNSWSANLEKPEHADDPDVVVAGAKRAVEYTLPGNHVNLVTHGDHGHPEEYLYDVLRDTFGQQIAVDYVEQCGCGGHVSRVHVLGG; encoded by the coding sequence ATGTCGAACGCCATGCAGGACCCCGTCACCGACGAGCGACACGACAATTCGTGGTCGGCGAACCTCGAGAAACCGGAACACGCCGACGATCCGGACGTGGTGGTGGCCGGTGCGAAACGAGCCGTCGAGTACACCCTGCCCGGGAATCACGTGAATCTCGTGACCCACGGTGACCACGGTCACCCCGAGGAGTATCTCTACGACGTCCTCAGGGATACGTTCGGGCAGCAGATCGCGGTCGACTACGTCGAGCAGTGCGGCTGTGGTGGCCACGTCTCTCGCGTGCACGTCCTGGGTGGCTAA
- a CDS encoding GtrA family protein, whose translation MVDLRTAFADAIQFTRIWQFVAVGAVGTACDFAVLIGLVELFDVWPVAAKIVSAETAIVVMFAINETWTFASWGVDTFRGILRRLLTSNLVRLGGMAVATVVLAILTTQYGVSYILANAAGIAAGFTVNYMMENLFTWRTHR comes from the coding sequence ATGGTCGATCTCAGAACTGCGTTCGCCGACGCGATCCAGTTCACCCGCATCTGGCAGTTCGTCGCCGTTGGCGCCGTGGGCACTGCCTGTGACTTCGCGGTCCTGATCGGACTCGTCGAACTGTTCGACGTCTGGCCGGTCGCCGCGAAGATCGTCAGCGCCGAAACGGCGATCGTGGTCATGTTCGCGATTAACGAGACGTGGACGTTCGCCAGCTGGGGCGTCGACACGTTCCGGGGGATCCTCCGTCGCCTGCTGACCTCGAATCTCGTCCGTCTCGGGGGGATGGCCGTCGCGACAGTCGTCCTCGCAATTTTGACGACGCAGTACGGCGTCTCGTACATTCTCGCGAACGCCGCTGGCATCGCTGCTGGCTTCACTGTCAACTACATGATGGAAAACCTGTTCACGTGGCGCACCCACCGATAG
- a CDS encoding homoserine kinase: MITVRAPATSANLGSGFDVFGVALGRPADVVQVEKADETSIEVTGVGSRFIPEDPEGNTVGAVAKALDAPAHIRIDKGVRPASGLGSSAASAAGAALALNELYDRGYSRSELVPIAAEGEELVSGEAHEDNVAPALMGGFTVAAGGDVGVTAVDAGIPLVVCLPEVVVSTRDARGVLPDTASLEELVDTVGRAATLTLGMARDDPELVGAGMHDEVVTPARAKLIDGYDDVRDAALEAGATGVTVSGAGPGVIAACYPGRRRAIASAMVEAFDQRGVECRAYQTAVGLGATIH; encoded by the coding sequence ATGATTACCGTCCGGGCGCCAGCTACCAGTGCGAACCTGGGTAGCGGCTTCGACGTCTTCGGCGTCGCGCTCGGGCGTCCCGCGGACGTCGTGCAGGTCGAGAAAGCCGACGAGACCTCCATCGAGGTGACCGGAGTCGGGAGCCGATTCATCCCCGAGGATCCGGAAGGCAACACGGTCGGCGCCGTCGCGAAGGCCCTCGACGCACCAGCCCACATCCGGATCGACAAAGGCGTCCGCCCCGCCTCCGGCCTCGGCTCCTCCGCGGCGAGTGCTGCCGGAGCGGCCCTCGCGCTCAACGAACTCTACGATCGCGGCTACTCCCGGAGCGAACTCGTGCCCATCGCGGCCGAGGGCGAGGAACTCGTCTCCGGTGAAGCCCACGAGGACAACGTCGCGCCGGCGCTCATGGGTGGGTTCACGGTCGCCGCTGGTGGCGACGTCGGCGTCACTGCCGTCGACGCAGGGATCCCCCTCGTCGTCTGTCTCCCGGAGGTCGTCGTGTCCACGCGCGACGCGCGCGGCGTACTCCCTGATACCGCGTCCCTCGAGGAACTCGTCGACACGGTCGGCCGCGCAGCGACCTTGACCCTCGGGATGGCTCGCGACGATCCGGAACTCGTCGGTGCCGGGATGCACGACGAGGTCGTCACGCCGGCACGCGCGAAGCTGATCGACGGGTACGACGACGTTCGCGACGCCGCACTCGAAGCGGGCGCGACGGGAGTCACGGTCAGCGGCGCCGGTCCGGGAGTGATCGCCGCGTGTTATCCCGGCCGTCGCCGAGCGATCGCCAGCGCGATGGTCGAGGCTTTCGACCAACGCGGCGTCGAGTGTCGCGCCTACCAGACCGCGGTCGGCCTGGGCGCGACGATTCACTGA
- the cmk gene encoding (d)CMP kinase — MFITVSGPPGSGKSTTAAALAEQFGLEHTSGGDIFRGLAEEKGISLAELNERAETDPAIDRDLDRRLHEIATDAEDLVLESRLAGWLSGDHADFRIWLDAPVAVRAERIAEREDKSVEQAREETVEREASEAQRYLEYYDIDIEDLSIYDVALNTARWGEDDVPELLASAIERHDPAVDEGKAPVGFEL, encoded by the coding sequence ATGTTCATTACCGTCTCCGGACCACCCGGAAGCGGCAAGAGTACCACCGCCGCGGCGCTCGCCGAGCAGTTCGGGCTCGAGCACACCAGCGGCGGTGACATCTTCCGGGGCCTCGCCGAGGAGAAGGGCATCTCGCTCGCCGAACTCAACGAGCGTGCGGAGACCGATCCCGCGATCGACCGGGACCTCGATCGCCGCCTCCACGAGATCGCGACGGACGCCGAAGACCTCGTCCTCGAATCCCGACTCGCCGGCTGGCTCTCCGGCGACCACGCCGACTTCCGGATCTGGCTCGACGCGCCGGTCGCCGTCCGCGCCGAGCGCATCGCCGAGCGGGAGGACAAGTCCGTCGAGCAGGCCCGCGAGGAGACCGTCGAGCGCGAAGCCAGCGAGGCCCAGCGCTATCTGGAGTACTACGACATCGACATCGAGGACCTCTCGATCTACGACGTCGCCCTGAACACCGCCCGCTGGGGCGAGGACGACGTCCCCGAGTTGCTTGCCAGCGCGATCGAACGCCACGACCCCGCCGTCGACGAGGGCAAAGCCCCCGTCGGCTTCGAACTGTAA
- a CDS encoding DUF6149 family protein — MKLRQNARHWAFKAALTAPIVGGYTRGKLVDMHTGIFLDKADPDRRAERREHLDELFDATTDTYLAALDAGFPEAEAREITHVQANFDFYNHGWTEMMEIPIEELVPHYERYEAFFEQYEITIDDPLGTFAPPGGLPDAPATPENLEDPDHPHAEGGFADDAYVETENGDLVVGGQDQPADVSPGDAPGVEAGE; from the coding sequence ATGAAACTCCGTCAGAACGCTCGCCACTGGGCCTTCAAGGCCGCACTCACGGCACCCATCGTCGGCGGCTACACCCGTGGAAAACTCGTCGACATGCACACGGGAATCTTCCTCGACAAAGCAGACCCCGATCGCCGTGCGGAGCGCCGCGAGCACCTGGACGAACTCTTCGACGCGACGACGGACACGTACCTCGCCGCACTCGACGCCGGGTTCCCGGAGGCCGAGGCCCGAGAGATCACGCACGTGCAGGCGAACTTCGACTTCTACAACCACGGCTGGACGGAGATGATGGAGATCCCGATCGAGGAACTGGTACCCCACTACGAGCGGTACGAGGCGTTCTTCGAGCAGTACGAGATCACGATCGACGATCCCCTCGGAACGTTCGCGCCGCCGGGCGGACTGCCAGATGCACCCGCCACGCCAGAGAATCTGGAGGACCCTGATCATCCCCACGCGGAGGGTGGCTTCGCGGACGATGCGTACGTCGAAACCGAGAACGGCGACCTCGTGGTCGGTGGGCAAGACCAGCCCGCGGACGTGTCGCCCGGTGACGCTCCAGGTGTCGAAGCTGGCGAGTAG